In a genomic window of Gloeocapsopsis dulcis:
- a CDS encoding GTPase family protein, with product MTEKRDTELPPADSQPNESMVNDWKNRITDFWGSTKSRFWQVLPVEQTAQTVTKWFSISDAQVAEILETVRAELPTTEALLIGKPQAGKSSIVRGLTGVSAEIIGQGFRPHTQHTERYAYPVSDLPLLIFTDTVGLGDVNQNTQVIVEELIGLQQETNRARVLILTVKINDFATDTLRQIATQLRQKYPAIPCLLAVTCLHEVYPPGTEDHPTYPPNYTEVNRAFAAMQETFVELCDRAVMIDFTLEEDGYTPVSYGLEALRDTLADLLPEAEARAMHQLLDREVGEKIGNLYRDVGRRYILAFAIASATLAAVPLPFATMPVLTALQVSMVGLLGKVYGQTLTRSQAGGVVSAIAGGFLAQAIGRELIKFIPGFGSAIAASWAAAYTWSLGEAACVYFGDLMGGKKPDPQKIQAVMQEAFQSAKARFKGIKP from the coding sequence ATGACTGAAAAACGCGATACCGAATTGCCACCTGCAGATTCTCAACCCAATGAATCGATGGTGAACGATTGGAAAAACAGAATTACCGATTTTTGGGGCAGCACAAAATCGCGTTTTTGGCAAGTTCTACCCGTCGAGCAAACGGCACAAACCGTAACGAAATGGTTTAGTATTAGTGATGCGCAAGTTGCAGAAATTTTAGAGACAGTTCGCGCTGAATTACCAACAACTGAAGCACTGTTGATTGGTAAACCCCAAGCAGGGAAAAGTTCGATTGTACGAGGACTCACAGGCGTTTCGGCAGAAATTATTGGTCAAGGTTTCCGCCCGCACACGCAACACACCGAACGCTATGCCTATCCTGTAAGCGATCTACCATTGTTGATTTTTACAGATACAGTTGGACTTGGAGATGTTAATCAAAATACTCAAGTCATTGTTGAGGAATTAATTGGATTACAGCAAGAAACTAACCGCGCGCGAGTTTTAATTCTCACGGTCAAAATTAATGATTTTGCAACTGATACGCTGCGCCAAATTGCCACACAACTGCGTCAGAAATATCCTGCGATTCCCTGTTTGCTAGCAGTGACGTGCTTGCATGAAGTGTATCCTCCTGGAACTGAAGATCATCCGACCTATCCACCCAACTATACAGAAGTGAATCGCGCCTTTGCAGCAATGCAAGAAACATTTGTAGAGTTGTGCGATCGCGCCGTAATGATTGATTTCACCCTCGAAGAAGACGGTTACACTCCGGTATCTTATGGCTTAGAGGCACTCCGAGACACTCTTGCAGACTTACTCCCCGAAGCCGAAGCCCGTGCAATGCATCAGTTGTTGGATCGGGAAGTTGGGGAAAAAATTGGCAACCTCTACCGCGATGTTGGACGGCGTTACATATTAGCATTTGCGATCGCATCAGCAACACTTGCAGCGGTACCATTACCTTTCGCGACAATGCCCGTACTGACAGCTTTACAAGTATCGATGGTAGGGCTACTTGGAAAAGTATACGGACAAACGTTAACGCGATCACAAGCAGGAGGCGTTGTCAGTGCGATTGCGGGTGGCTTCTTAGCCCAAGCCATTGGGCGTGAATTAATCAAATTTATCCCAGGTTTTGGCAGTGCGATCGCGGCTTCCTGGGCAGCTGCCTATACTTGGTCATTAGGAGAAGCCGCGTGTGTTTACTTTGGTGACTTGATGGGCGGTAAAAAACCCGATCCGCAGAAAATTCAAGCAGTGATGCAAGAAGCGTTTCAATCGGCAAAAGCGCGATTTAAAGGAATCAAACCGTGA
- a CDS encoding DUF4336 domain-containing protein, which yields MNAQDTLEKTPLNDFAWWFWFVVPLYPFSKRRTIRKEVVKDTVWTFDQIQGIFYIVVPIRMTVVKLEQGLLIYAPVAPTPECIRLVNELVAEYGDVKYIILPTISGIEHKVFVGPFARRFPNAQVFVAPNQWSFPLNLPLSWLGFPSKRTHVLPQDSSQAPFADECDYAILGAIELGPGRFAEVAFFHKRSHTLLVTDSVVSVPEDPPAIVQLDSYPLLFHAKDSAVEANADTPANRRKGWQRTALFALYFRPSVLDVASWSEVLGNAFKAPDRSPKSYFGLFPFKWTKDWQRSFDALRGNGRLFVAPILQTLILNRAPRETIDWANKVASWDFEWIIPCHFDAPIKAQPHQLRQAFAFLEEQHDAYPLPKEDFKLLEQIDAGLSKLGIVPPPQGRS from the coding sequence ATGAACGCGCAGGACACGCTCGAAAAAACTCCTCTCAACGACTTTGCTTGGTGGTTCTGGTTCGTTGTGCCACTGTATCCGTTTAGTAAGCGGCGGACGATTCGCAAAGAGGTAGTCAAAGATACCGTTTGGACTTTTGACCAAATTCAAGGAATTTTCTACATTGTCGTGCCAATTCGCATGACTGTCGTAAAGCTTGAACAAGGGTTGCTGATCTATGCACCTGTTGCCCCTACTCCAGAGTGTATCCGGCTTGTCAATGAATTAGTTGCCGAATACGGTGACGTTAAGTATATTATTTTACCAACAATCTCTGGAATTGAACATAAAGTTTTTGTGGGTCCATTTGCCCGCCGCTTTCCCAATGCTCAAGTGTTTGTCGCTCCTAATCAGTGGAGTTTTCCACTCAATTTACCGCTAAGTTGGCTAGGTTTTCCATCCAAACGCACGCACGTACTTCCCCAAGATAGTAGCCAAGCACCTTTTGCGGATGAGTGTGACTATGCTATTCTTGGTGCGATCGAGCTTGGACCAGGGCGTTTTGCAGAAGTCGCATTCTTTCACAAGCGATCGCATACATTACTTGTCACTGATTCGGTAGTTTCTGTACCAGAAGATCCGCCAGCGATTGTTCAACTCGATTCCTATCCTTTGCTCTTCCATGCTAAAGATAGTGCGGTAGAAGCGAATGCAGATACCCCAGCAAATCGGCGTAAGGGATGGCAGCGTACGGCACTGTTTGCATTGTACTTTCGCCCTAGCGTCCTCGATGTCGCTAGTTGGAGTGAGGTATTGGGTAATGCCTTCAAAGCACCAGATCGTTCGCCCAAAAGCTATTTTGGGTTATTTCCTTTTAAATGGACAAAGGATTGGCAACGGTCATTCGATGCACTACGCGGAAATGGTCGTTTATTTGTTGCACCCATTCTGCAAACACTTATTCTTAACCGCGCACCCAGAGAAACAATTGATTGGGCTAACAAGGTAGCAAGTTGGGACTTCGAGTGGATTATTCCTTGCCATTTTGATGCACCCATCAAAGCGCAACCGCATCAGTTGCGTCAGGCATTTGCCTTTTTGGAAGAGCAACATGATGCGTATCCTTTACCAAAAGAAGATTTTAAACTCCTTGAGCAAATCGATGCAGGTTTATCCAAACTCGGTATTGTACCGCCACCGCAGGGCAGAAGTTAA
- a CDS encoding PIN domain-containing protein, translating to MNATDTNILIYVNDPRDRVKQKIAVSLVSTLTEGVLLWQVACKYLAASRNLESLGYARGQAYQYIRDLQQVWYIALPTWSVIERAEHLMNRFSLSHWDSMIIAACLEANIQTLYTEDFAYSSIDGLRIVNPFKVS from the coding sequence ATGAACGCCACTGACACGAACATTCTGATTTACGTCAACGATCCCCGCGATCGAGTTAAACAAAAAATTGCAGTTTCTCTAGTATCTACTTTAACTGAAGGTGTCTTACTGTGGCAGGTTGCGTGTAAGTATTTAGCGGCTAGTCGTAACTTAGAATCCTTGGGTTACGCTCGAGGGCAAGCATACCAGTACATTCGTGACTTGCAGCAAGTTTGGTATATTGCGCTTCCAACGTGGAGCGTTATTGAGCGTGCAGAGCATCTAATGAACCGCTTTAGTCTATCTCATTGGGACTCAATGATTATTGCTGCTTGTTTAGAAGCAAATATTCAAACGCTGTACACGGAAGATTTTGCGTACTCAAGTATTGATGGGCTAAGAATTGTTAATCCATTCAAAGTTTCATGA
- a CDS encoding antitoxin family protein yields the protein MAQALKAVYRNGAFILQTPYELPEETEVELFICSPQVISPSISDVEAKQQFLKSLIERMQQNPIPSDAPRFTREMLHERH from the coding sequence ATGGCTCAAGCTTTGAAAGCAGTTTACCGTAATGGTGCATTTATCCTTCAAACACCTTATGAGTTACCCGAAGAAACTGAAGTTGAATTGTTTATTTGTTCTCCTCAAGTTATATCACCATCAATATCTGACGTAGAAGCCAAACAACAGTTTCTTAAGTCACTAATTGAGCGCATGCAGCAAAATCCAATTCCATCTGATGCTCCTCGATTTACACGAGAAATGCTGCATGAACGCCACTGA
- a CDS encoding aldo/keto reductase, whose product MHQQLVFSTMGCGTWAWGNRLLWGYDESMDSQLQAVFNLCVSNGVTLFDTGDSYGTGRLNGRSESLLGRFTREYQGVNKEDICIATKLAAYPWRLTRQSMVKACKSSAQRLGRNVDLVQMHWSTANYAPWQEKALLDGLAELYEQGLVKGVGLSNYGPKRLQWVHKKFAERGVPIATLQVQYSLLSTYPVTQLKVKDICDELGIKLIAYSPLALGVLTGKYSEKGSFPKGIRGLLFRQLLPGTQPILSCLREIAQSRNKTMSQVALNWCICKETIPIPGAKTVEQAKENIGALGWQLDSNEIAELDRAATSVDKKMVQNIFQTK is encoded by the coding sequence ATGCACCAACAACTCGTCTTCTCCACAATGGGCTGCGGCACTTGGGCATGGGGTAATCGCTTGCTTTGGGGTTACGACGAAAGCATGGATAGTCAATTGCAAGCTGTTTTTAACCTTTGTGTCAGCAATGGTGTCACGTTGTTTGATACAGGTGATTCTTACGGAACTGGACGCTTGAACGGGCGTAGTGAATCATTGTTGGGAAGATTCACGCGCGAATATCAGGGAGTCAATAAAGAAGATATCTGCATTGCAACTAAGCTAGCGGCGTATCCCTGGAGATTAACACGCCAGTCGATGGTAAAGGCTTGCAAGTCTTCTGCCCAACGCTTGGGACGAAACGTCGATTTAGTACAGATGCACTGGTCTACTGCAAATTATGCGCCTTGGCAAGAAAAAGCGCTTTTAGATGGTCTTGCAGAACTCTACGAACAGGGACTAGTTAAAGGAGTCGGATTATCTAATTATGGACCAAAACGACTGCAATGGGTGCATAAAAAGTTTGCCGAGCGAGGGGTGCCAATTGCGACTCTGCAAGTTCAATATTCATTGCTATCCACTTATCCAGTTACTCAGTTAAAAGTTAAAGATATTTGTGACGAACTGGGAATCAAACTGATTGCCTACAGCCCACTTGCATTGGGTGTGTTAACAGGAAAGTACTCCGAGAAAGGTTCTTTCCCAAAAGGTATTCGCGGTCTATTGTTTCGACAATTATTACCAGGAACTCAACCAATTTTATCATGTCTGCGTGAGATAGCTCAATCAAGAAACAAAACGATGTCGCAGGTAGCACTTAACTGGTGTATCTGCAAAGAAACCATCCCCATTCCTGGCGCGAAAACAGTAGAACAGGCAAAGGAGAACATTGGTGCTTTAGGTTGGCAACTCGATAGTAACGAAATTGCAGAATTGGATCGAGCAGCGACTAGCGTTGATAAAAAGATGGTGCAAAATATCTTTCAGACTAAGTAG
- a CDS encoding Uma2 family endonuclease: MIQSLPERMSFAEFVEWYPDNGKRYELHNGIVIEMQPTGSHELIAGFLAEELTLAIRTAKLPYTIPRTCLLKPRLPDSGYQPDVVVLNRTILIDEPLWEKASTIQYGKTVPLVIEVVSTNWQDDYAHKLVEYEAMGIPEYWIVDFRALGAVRYIGKPKQPTITVCQLIEGEYQIQRFIANQRLNSTIFPELDLTTDMIFQAAEM, encoded by the coding sequence ATGATTCAATCTTTACCGGAACGCATGAGCTTTGCAGAATTTGTCGAGTGGTATCCAGACAATGGTAAACGCTACGAGCTACATAATGGAATTGTTATCGAAATGCAACCTACTGGTTCACATGAACTGATTGCAGGTTTTCTTGCAGAGGAATTAACATTAGCGATTCGCACTGCAAAACTACCTTACACAATTCCTCGAACTTGCTTACTAAAACCACGCTTACCTGATTCTGGGTATCAACCAGATGTCGTCGTGCTTAATCGCACAATTCTAATAGATGAACCACTCTGGGAAAAAGCATCAACAATTCAATACGGCAAGACGGTTCCCCTAGTCATTGAAGTCGTCAGTACCAATTGGCAAGATGATTATGCACACAAGCTAGTGGAATATGAGGCGATGGGTATTCCAGAATACTGGATTGTTGATTTTCGAGCTTTAGGGGCAGTCCGCTACATAGGTAAGCCCAAGCAACCCACAATTACGGTGTGTCAGTTAATTGAAGGCGAATATCAGATACAGCGTTTTATTGCAAATCAGCGCTTGAATTCTACCATTTTTCCAGAACTTGATTTGACAACTGACATGATTTTTCAAGCCGCAGAAATGTAG
- the ilvA gene encoding threonine ammonia-lyase, biosynthetic codes for MLCDYLVQILTARVYDVAQETPLDYAANLSARLSNKVFLKREDMQSVFSFKLRGAYNKMVNLPPDMLAQGVIAASAGNHAQGVALAASQLGTRAFIVMPVTTPQVKVDAVRSRGGEVVLHGDTYDDAYAYARQLETEKGLTFIHPFDDPEVIAGQGTIGMEILRQHQQPIHAIFVAIGGGGLISGIAAYVKRLRPEIKIIGVEPVDADAMYQSLKAGKRVRLSQVGLFADGVAVREVGEETFHLCQQYVDEVMLVDTDATCAAIKDVFEDTRSILEPAGALAIAAAKAYVEREQIQGQTLVAVACGANMNFDRLRFVAERAELGERREAIYAVAIPEQRGSLRKFCECIGKRNLTEFSYRIADEREAHIFVGVQIENRADRAKLVETFEGCGFKTIDLTDDELTKLHLRHMVGGHSPLADNELLYRFEFPERPGALMKFVGSMSPDWNISLFHYRNNGADYGRIVVGMQVPPHEMEQWQAFLDTLGYRYWDESQNLAYKLFLG; via the coding sequence ATGCTGTGCGACTACCTAGTACAAATACTGACTGCCCGCGTGTACGATGTCGCGCAAGAAACACCACTTGATTATGCTGCAAATTTATCCGCACGGTTGAGTAACAAAGTTTTCCTTAAGCGCGAAGATATGCAGTCGGTGTTTTCCTTCAAGCTGCGGGGTGCTTACAACAAAATGGTAAATCTACCACCGGACATGCTAGCCCAGGGTGTGATTGCTGCCTCTGCGGGAAATCATGCACAGGGTGTTGCTTTGGCGGCAAGTCAGTTAGGAACACGAGCATTTATTGTCATGCCAGTAACGACACCTCAAGTCAAAGTCGATGCGGTGCGATCGCGTGGTGGGGAGGTAGTATTGCATGGTGATACCTATGACGATGCTTATGCGTATGCCCGACAACTCGAAACTGAAAAAGGCTTGACCTTTATCCATCCTTTTGACGATCCGGAAGTAATTGCGGGACAGGGAACGATTGGCATGGAAATTCTGCGGCAACATCAGCAACCCATACATGCGATTTTTGTTGCAATTGGTGGTGGTGGGTTAATTTCGGGAATTGCGGCGTATGTAAAGCGGTTGCGTCCAGAAATTAAAATTATTGGTGTTGAACCTGTTGATGCAGATGCGATGTATCAGTCGCTTAAAGCAGGAAAACGAGTGCGATTGTCACAAGTAGGTTTATTTGCGGATGGTGTTGCGGTGCGCGAAGTTGGGGAAGAGACATTTCATTTGTGTCAGCAGTATGTCGATGAAGTTATGCTTGTTGATACGGATGCTACCTGTGCCGCGATTAAAGATGTCTTTGAGGATACGCGCTCAATTTTAGAACCAGCGGGGGCGTTGGCGATCGCTGCTGCAAAAGCTTATGTAGAACGCGAACAAATTCAGGGACAAACACTTGTTGCGGTTGCCTGCGGTGCTAATATGAATTTTGACCGTCTCCGGTTTGTCGCAGAAAGAGCAGAACTAGGCGAACGCCGCGAAGCTATCTATGCAGTTGCGATTCCCGAACAACGCGGTAGTCTGCGGAAGTTTTGTGAATGTATTGGTAAACGTAACTTAACTGAGTTTAGCTATCGCATTGCAGATGAACGAGAAGCACATATTTTTGTGGGAGTGCAAATTGAAAACCGTGCAGATCGCGCTAAGTTAGTCGAAACTTTTGAAGGCTGTGGCTTTAAAACAATTGACTTAACCGATGACGAACTGACAAAATTGCACCTGAGACACATGGTTGGCGGACATTCGCCGCTGGCGGACAATGAGTTACTCTATCGTTTTGAGTTTCCCGAACGCCCTGGTGCGTTAATGAAGTTTGTTGGTTCGATGAGTCCTGATTGGAATATTAGTTTATTTCACTACCGCAACAACGGTGCTGACTATGGACGCATTGTTGTTGGGATGCAAGTACCACCACACGAGATGGAACAGTGGCAAGCATTTCTCGATACTTTGGGCTATCGTTATTGGGATGAAAGTCAGAATCTAGCTTATAAGTTGTTTTTGGGATAA
- a CDS encoding cytochrome P450 translates to MPTVHLPPGPKGHFLIGNILEVNRDPLNFCSQCARNYGDIVRWQLGPFPAIMLNHPSLIEEVLVTQQQNFVKSSVYRRGLRVLGNGLLTSEGNFWQRQRRLVQPAFHQERIAAYAQVMVTYANRLLDSWQDGSIRDLHQDMMSLTSQVVSKALFNIDIAGEISGVQAALNAVMDFNAKLSNQYLLPIWVPTPSNLRYQKAIQQLDEIVYDIIDQRRASGKDTGDLLSLLLQVRDEGDGTQMTNQQVRDEAMTLFLAGHETTANAMTWTWFLLSQHTQVEAKLQEELQTVLGDRTPTVADLRQLRYTEQVVLEAMRLYPPVWGMSRVARHDCVLGGYDVKAGTTVFMSQWNIHRDSRFFEQPEVFYPERWADNQIKRLPHFAYFPFGGGQHICIGKAFAMMEAILLLATLASKFRLTLQPNHPVVLQPSLTLRPQHGIKMLLKRR, encoded by the coding sequence ATGCCCACTGTACATCTTCCCCCTGGACCTAAGGGGCATTTTCTGATTGGTAATATACTAGAAGTTAATCGAGATCCACTTAACTTCTGTAGTCAGTGCGCTCGTAACTATGGTGACATTGTTCGCTGGCAGCTTGGTCCGTTTCCAGCCATTATGCTTAATCATCCTAGCTTGATTGAGGAAGTATTAGTTACCCAGCAACAGAACTTTGTCAAAAGTAGCGTGTACCGACGCGGACTACGTGTTTTAGGCAACGGATTACTTACCAGTGAAGGCAACTTCTGGCAGCGTCAGCGCCGTCTGGTTCAACCAGCTTTCCATCAAGAGCGAATTGCAGCCTATGCTCAGGTAATGGTTACCTATGCCAACCGATTACTTGACTCTTGGCAGGATGGTTCTATCCGCGATCTTCACCAGGATATGATGTCGCTGACTTCACAGGTTGTGTCTAAGGCACTATTTAATATTGACATTGCCGGTGAAATTTCAGGGGTGCAGGCTGCCTTAAATGCAGTTATGGATTTTAATGCCAAACTTAGCAATCAGTATTTACTACCTATCTGGGTGCCTACTCCTAGTAACTTACGCTACCAAAAAGCTATTCAACAACTAGATGAGATCGTCTACGACATTATCGATCAACGAAGAGCCAGCGGCAAGGATACAGGCGACTTACTCTCGCTTCTGCTGCAAGTGCGAGATGAAGGTGATGGCACACAAATGACGAATCAGCAAGTGCGAGATGAGGCGATGACATTATTTTTGGCAGGTCACGAAACAACTGCCAACGCTATGACGTGGACATGGTTTCTCTTATCACAGCATACCCAAGTAGAAGCAAAATTGCAAGAGGAATTACAAACCGTGCTGGGCGATCGCACACCAACGGTTGCCGATCTACGTCAGTTACGCTACACAGAGCAAGTTGTACTGGAAGCTATGCGACTGTATCCACCTGTATGGGGAATGAGCCGAGTTGCAAGACATGACTGTGTTCTTGGCGGGTATGACGTGAAAGCTGGTACAACTGTGTTTATGAGCCAGTGGAATATCCACCGAGATTCCAGATTCTTTGAGCAGCCAGAGGTTTTTTACCCCGAACGTTGGGCAGACAATCAGATCAAGCGGCTGCCTCACTTTGCCTACTTTCCCTTTGGTGGCGGTCAACACATATGTATTGGCAAGGCTTTCGCTATGATGGAAGCCATTTTGCTCCTTGCAACACTCGCCTCAAAGTTTCGCTTAACGCTACAACCAAACCATCCTGTTGTGCTTCAACCATCGTTAACACTCCGCCCACAACACGGGATTAAAATGTTGCTCAAAAGGCGGTAG
- a CDS encoding GTPase family protein: MVRLKVWQWVVLVTPIATIISFLLVAAGWQIHEWRLNWIWGVFILVFVAWRWLLVKWTRPAVDQIEAVVSEVSQELTSASEETLPTRSDTASRVETALQEILKKAQSDRPIWEDWQTFWQRCQELVVEIAHVYHPEVKYPLLNIYIPQAYGLIRGTVDDMDWWMQKLSPALNQVTVGQAYQAYEVYQKLEPSARKVWQVWNWAQWLLNPAVALAKQATQKSSNQATQQLLVNLSQLLREAALRNLCKQAIALYAGTTLPSTFSSTTLTLPKAKTQTLREILEKAEPIEEVEQKPVNILLAGRTGSGKSSLINTLFQAELAAVDVLPSTDRIQNYHWQTDTGELTLWDTPGYEQANRDDLRELVLDYAMNADLLLLVTPALDPALQMDVDFLQDIKAEVADLPAIAVVTQVDRLRPIREWEPPYDWEWGDRPKEVAIREATAYRAQLLRECDLVLPVVTSDPKGRVAWGIDALSLALVEAISPAKQLRLTRFLRNLEARTVAAAKIIDHYTFQMTTTQGLAALLKSPVLQFISTITTGSPNLAYLLTQQIPVEQLPVVIGKLQMAYELFSLLKSPSNVRNFDLLALWSLLLENTSSPERNAWAFGHALVEYWTENLTVEELRRRFEGYLQQV; this comes from the coding sequence ATGGTGCGACTAAAGGTATGGCAATGGGTTGTGTTAGTCACTCCAATTGCAACAATTATTAGTTTTTTACTGGTTGCAGCAGGGTGGCAAATTCACGAGTGGCGATTGAATTGGATTTGGGGCGTATTCATTCTTGTATTCGTCGCTTGGCGTTGGTTGCTAGTGAAATGGACTCGCCCCGCTGTGGATCAGATTGAGGCAGTTGTGAGTGAAGTTAGCCAAGAATTAACATCTGCAAGTGAAGAAACGCTACCAACCAGAAGCGATACCGCAAGTCGAGTAGAAACTGCATTGCAAGAAATACTCAAAAAAGCACAAAGCGATCGCCCAATTTGGGAAGATTGGCAAACTTTTTGGCAACGCTGTCAGGAACTTGTGGTGGAGATCGCCCACGTTTACCACCCCGAAGTAAAATACCCCTTACTCAATATCTACATTCCTCAAGCTTATGGATTGATTCGCGGAACCGTCGATGATATGGATTGGTGGATGCAAAAGTTATCTCCCGCACTCAATCAAGTGACTGTAGGGCAAGCATATCAAGCCTACGAAGTTTATCAAAAACTCGAACCCTCAGCGCGGAAAGTTTGGCAAGTTTGGAACTGGGCGCAGTGGTTGTTAAACCCAGCGGTAGCATTAGCAAAACAAGCCACTCAAAAATCAAGTAATCAAGCAACGCAGCAATTATTAGTCAATTTGAGCCAATTACTAAGAGAAGCTGCTTTACGTAACTTATGCAAGCAAGCGATCGCACTTTATGCTGGAACTACATTACCTAGCACCTTTTCCTCAACAACTCTAACCTTACCCAAAGCGAAAACGCAAACGCTGCGCGAAATTCTCGAAAAAGCTGAACCTATCGAGGAAGTTGAGCAAAAGCCCGTTAATATTTTACTTGCAGGACGCACTGGCAGCGGAAAAAGTAGCTTAATCAACACCTTATTTCAAGCCGAGTTAGCTGCGGTGGATGTGTTACCGAGTACGGATCGCATTCAAAATTACCATTGGCAAACTGATACCGGAGAACTAACGCTATGGGATACACCAGGCTACGAACAAGCTAACCGTGATGATTTGCGCGAACTTGTCCTTGACTACGCCATGAATGCAGATTTACTACTATTAGTTACCCCAGCACTCGATCCGGCGTTGCAAATGGATGTGGATTTTCTTCAAGATATTAAAGCTGAGGTTGCTGATTTACCTGCGATCGCTGTTGTTACCCAAGTCGATCGTCTGCGTCCAATTCGCGAGTGGGAACCACCTTATGATTGGGAATGGGGCGATCGCCCGAAAGAAGTTGCCATTCGCGAAGCAACTGCATATCGCGCGCAATTACTCAGGGAATGCGATCTTGTTTTACCAGTTGTTACAAGCGATCCTAAAGGTCGAGTAGCTTGGGGAATCGATGCACTGTCCTTAGCATTAGTCGAGGCGATTTCTCCTGCAAAGCAGCTTCGGCTTACCCGCTTTTTGCGTAACTTAGAAGCCCGCACGGTTGCTGCTGCTAAAATTATTGACCATTACACTTTTCAGATGACAACTACCCAGGGACTTGCAGCACTCCTCAAAAGTCCTGTTTTGCAATTCATTTCTACAATTACAACCGGATCTCCAAATTTAGCTTATCTACTTACACAGCAAATTCCTGTGGAACAGTTACCTGTGGTGATTGGTAAACTACAAATGGCTTACGAGCTATTCTCACTATTGAAGTCACCTTCTAACGTGCGTAACTTCGATCTCCTCGCACTTTGGTCACTATTATTAGAAAATACCTCATCACCAGAGCGTAATGCTTGGGCATTTGGTCATGCTTTAGTAGAGTATTGGACAGAAAACCTTACCGTTGAAGAACTTCGACGGCGATTTGAAGGATATTTACAGCAAGTTTAA
- a CDS encoding CpcT/CpeT family chromophore lyase: protein MCSRVRSLSVSAVVSKKRISILVSIAVLTCVSAVNAAPANNLSSPAQQVQEVVSHLDGAMDTSAQALANPNAPNVRITTCKVTVKDAALTRPHAVFMYQEQALSQRLSQPYRQRFLRIAPSVDNNSVESAVFRPPTAKAWIG, encoded by the coding sequence ATGTGTAGTCGTGTGCGATCGCTTTCAGTAAGTGCTGTGGTAAGTAAAAAGAGGATTTCAATATTAGTAAGTATTGCGGTGCTTACTTGTGTGAGTGCGGTAAACGCTGCGCCCGCGAACAATCTATCTTCACCTGCGCAACAAGTGCAAGAAGTTGTTTCTCACCTTGATGGTGCAATGGATACTTCTGCACAAGCCCTTGCTAACCCTAATGCACCGAATGTTCGCATTACTACTTGTAAAGTTACAGTTAAAGATGCTGCGCTAACGCGTCCTCATGCGGTTTTCATGTATCAAGAACAAGCACTTTCACAACGACTTTCCCAACCTTATCGCCAGCGTTTTTTGCGAATTGCACCAAGTGTAGATAACAATAGTGTAGAGTCAGCTGTATTTAGACCCCCAACAGCAAAAGCTTGGATTGGTTGA
- a CDS encoding S-layer homology domain-containing protein, giving the protein MISRIRQVASTLCVVMVLQSTSAIVHAQTPATSSTPDAIQQVVSTGLMNNYADGQFHPERFISRAELASILVNAFGLDKRAAATQENLAEVQDVPASHWAFNNIQTVLKTGIMRGYRGNMFFPNQRVNRAEAFAIFAQAYGVYQFPDDTVAEILTPYPDAASIPTWARKSLATALNEGFVNIDAQGNIKPLQPITRGDMAYALSRYLTKQQQPGV; this is encoded by the coding sequence ATGATATCCCGAATACGTCAGGTTGCTAGTACACTTTGTGTGGTAATGGTACTTCAAAGTACGAGTGCGATTGTGCACGCACAAACACCAGCAACATCATCCACGCCTGATGCGATCCAACAAGTAGTTTCTACAGGGTTGATGAATAATTATGCTGATGGGCAATTTCATCCTGAACGGTTTATTAGTCGTGCTGAACTTGCATCAATTTTAGTCAATGCCTTTGGGTTAGATAAACGTGCTGCTGCGACTCAAGAAAACTTGGCTGAAGTCCAAGACGTTCCTGCTTCGCACTGGGCTTTTAATAATATTCAAACTGTGCTCAAAACGGGTATTATGCGCGGCTATCGGGGAAATATGTTTTTCCCCAACCAAAGGGTAAATCGTGCTGAAGCCTTCGCAATTTTTGCTCAAGCGTACGGAGTATATCAATTCCCTGATGATACCGTTGCTGAGATTCTCACTCCCTATCCCGATGCAGCATCAATCCCGACATGGGCAAGAAAATCACTCGCCACCGCACTAAATGAGGGATTTGTCAATATTGATGCTCAAGGTAATATTAAACCGCTACAGCCGATCACGCGCGGCGATATGGCTTATGCACTTAGCAGGTATTTGACAAAACAACAGCAGCCAGGGGTATGA